Within the Megalops cyprinoides isolate fMegCyp1 chromosome 10, fMegCyp1.pri, whole genome shotgun sequence genome, the region TTTATTTATGTAGCAATAGCTATATCTTTGAGTAATGTTGGTGCCAGTGCACCTGGAACTTATTTTAGCTCATTACTCGCCCGTATGAGttagtgtttttacatgttataggtAGTCGATGGTCATAATAAATGTAAGCTAATGTTGAGTCTCGTAGAGTTAACTTGAATGTGATAGTGAACTTCAACAAGTTCACTTGTTGATCCATAatttagccagctaactagcaaaAAAAATTGATAGGCTATAACGTTTTTTCTTGAACGTCACTTACCAGGGCTGGTTATACTGTCAGTCTCAACCTACGACTACTAGTAACATTACTGAAGTGTGTCCTGAAGCTGTCTCTGACTGTTTCTTGTAGAGAGGTGCAGGATATTGTTGTTAGAGACTTTGGACATAATGGAACTCCATCTAAGGCCTGTGTTAATCCATACATGGACTGCATAGATGGTGTACAGTTGTCAGAGTTGAATAGTCAGCtactttgtctatttatttattcattaaagttTTTAGTTAACTTTATAAGAAATGTTCTTGGGAGCTCCCAGCACTTTTGGTTTTAAGATAATGTTGAAAAgttctcttttaattaaacatatgcttAAAGGCATGTCAATGAAGTTTTGTGTTGGAGTTTGTGTTATTCTAAATTTTGACaccaagattttcatttttactgcaaacGTATGCCGGTTCCAAATATCGGTTATCAGTCTCCTTGATTACTAATAATCGGTATCAGTATCAGCCCTGAAAAAAACTATATCGGTCGACCCctactcattttctttttgctgccAGTAAGTAAGCCACATAAAATGTCATATGGCATTGCTACGAATAGACATGTGAACACCATGtttctcaaaaacagaaaagaacataCATATTCTCCACTGTGTTAGTATGATCTGTAAATCAGCAAATATTCTGCAGCTTGATTCAAAAGCAACAAATACACTTTCCTGCTTAATGTATCCTCATATTTGTGACTTTACAGTTAGAAATATAGCATAAAATTGTCAACCTTGTGGTTCTCAAAATAAGCCTGGGTTCTACATTGATTACGGCGCCAAAACAAATGACGATTTGTGACAGTTCCTTTCTATTTGACGGTCTCTGGTGGAGTTACATTTCAGTCTGCATTAACTGTCTTTTGAATAATAACAACATGTGAGCAAGTCCTATTTTGAATCTGAACTTCTTCTTCATTTTTGATGTGCGTTGTCACAGACAGCCAGGGTACTCCTTTCCCTCCCCACGTACCAGCACAGCATCGTAGGCCCCCGGCTCGCTGGTGAGGAAGGCAAACATGACGCACAGGTAAGGGTTGTTCAGCTGGAGTCTCAGGGAACTGCACATCTCTCGCCACAGGGAGTTCTTCTCATCTGTGTAGCCCGACAACGCCATGGCAACCACATTCAGGTTCAAGTCCCCTGCGGGGGTGGAGCACAGGCTTGAGTCAGGTTCAGATAATTCAAACAACAACTGGCAATTAACTGTGACATCGGCATTTTGGTGGGTGCTCGCCAGTTAGGATATTTATCCCTTACTTATTACATACGACACAAGACCAGCTTGGCCTGTTTTGTGGTGCAAGAGTGGTTTTAagatttgtaatttgtaatttttatCTTCATGTATGCGCAACAGAAAAAGTctgcaagcatacacacacatacatactctgcacctgacaaaaagaaaaaacttattcattttttgaaagaCAAAGCAAAGTTTCTCTATTATGGCAACAGCACATATCCACAACAGTGGGAAATCTGAACCTACTCTATCAAACAATGGTGACGCATGTTATGCTACCAGTTGCAATAAGTACAGTCACAAAAAgttgccagaaaaaaatgacattttaggcACAGGGTAAACATTAGTGGTCTAACCATTATTATATTTAGTAATGTTCAAAGCTGGAAGCAATGATAATATGTCTTGAATTATCACAGGGCAGCAAGCAGTGCACTTACAGTTCTGTTTACACACCTTCTATCTAATTACTACCACTGCCACTCATTACCAGGCAACACTCACAGATTGTGCAGTTGTCATAGGAGCAAGGAGTGGTGCAATATCAATGACAGCTGAAAACCTCCCCTTACTGTGAACTTGAACCACAGTCACGTGGATCTGAGTCAAAGGTGTTAACTGTGTGGTCTATGAATTTGATCTAGCAACTTGTATGGAGTGTTAAAAGCTCAGCAATGTGGCCACCTTGTGGCACATGCAGGCCATGTTCTATGAGAGTAGCTGCATAGAATAATGTTTGAGTCACTGAACAGAAGGCTGTTGATTTGAAGACAGGTTTCTGTATTGCATATTACCCATGTGCTTCACCTGATTTGTTCCTACATATTTATGGAATTAATCAGTAGAAGGAAATATGTGACACAACCACAGTAATTCTGCTGAGGGAGTAATCAACACAAGGAAATGATTTATACTGGTAAAACCAAACTTGCGAGACCGAGATTCCTGTCTGTAAACTCTGCCAATTACTGATACACGAAATACTTTAATCAGAATCAATGTATGTATGACAAACCAGTAGTTGATTTAAAATTCAACCATATTCAGGAGtatgaatgtataaatgaagttaaaatgtaacaatgtcAGGTACAGCAGTTAAAACATGGACACAGAGCTTGATTCGTTTGGACTAAACCTGTACCTTTTTCAGAGGAGGCGCCCTTGTTGAGGATCTGGATGGCTCTCCGGATGTCCAGGTTGAAGAGGGCGACGGCTGCGGCACGCTCCCACTCCCCTTCCTGCTCCAGGGACTTGAGGAAGGGCTCCACATCGATCTCCGGGCCCCGCTTGATCCAGCCGCACAGCTGCAGGGCCAAGCTCCGCTCCTCGCTGTGGAACCGCAGCacgtccgtctgtctgtccgaGCCGCTCCAGCAGCGTCGGCTCTCCGTCGTACCTGCGGGGGGCAGCGTCGAGGCAGCAGAGGAGGATGGGTTGTGTCCATGTCAGGACTAAAATTCATACCGTGCATTAATCAAGTGGACATTAATCATAAATGCTTTTAATAAATGAGTCACTCACCAGAGCTGGACTTGACAATGTTCTTGATGCCTGAATACACCAGAGGCTGTTTGTTCCCTTGCTGCTTTTGCTCAAGGTCTTCAGTGTACTGTTTCATAAGTGATACTTACATAGGAAATTTAACACCAAGATATGAAGAATAACCATGCTGTGTGGTACGGAAGCGCAAAGCTCTACGGTTCACACCACATGCAACCTGCATACACCTTAAGTTTAGAAGTGCTCTGGGATTTTACAAACACCTCGGGCCACaccaaaattcaaaattatggTGTTACAACATATGCAACCCCATGCAAATCTACACATACTACTCTTCAGCAAAAACATTCCTCCATCCTCTTTATCAATGAGTTTTGAAATGCAGATCTACACATAACTCTTTATTGCCTGAAGTAACACCGTGCTGAAGGATATAATATAGAGTATACCAGAGGGATTTGAGCTGTGGGTCATTCCCTCCGGCCAGCAGATGGTTTCTCCACACCTGGACGGTGTCATGGCCGTATCGAGACTGGGCGCGCTGCCTCATCTTGGTGGCGATGTCCACCTCCGCCGCGCTGCCCTCGCCGCCCTCCTCCGTGCACTCGTACAGGTGCCGCCCACACGCCCACATCAGCGAGGTGGTGGAGCTCCAGGCCAGCGAGATGCGCTCGAACACGGTGAAGTCCGTCATGGCGCGGTTGGGCGACACCACCACCATGCGGTTCTGCGAGGACGGGTGCCAGGCGAAGCTGCCGATGACGCTCTCGCAGGGCTGCACGCTGCGCTCGATGATGGTTGGCTCCGTCTCGTCGCCGATGGGGGTGGGCGTGTGCTGCATGTCGTAGAGCCGGACGATGTTGCTGTCGCGGGTCAGCGTGGCCAGCAGGCCCGTGCGCGTCGGGCACCACGCCACCTTGGTGAGGGGCTTGGGCTGCTCCGTGAGCGTCAGCACCGGCTTCTCGAACTTGCGCAGGTCCCAGATAGCCACCTGGCCCTCGAAGAAGGAGGCCACGCGTTCGTGGAAGTGCGGGTCCACCGTCACGCCCTGGATGGCCTTGGTGTTGACAAACATCTTCTGGCTGGTGTTGCGCAGGTCGAAGATGGCCAGGTTGCGGTGCATGCCAGCCAGCAGAAGCTTCTGGTCGCGCGGGAgccagcagagagacaggcaggcgTCATTCTGGCCCAACTCGTACAGCGGTTTGGTCACCACCATGCCCGAGTCTGTGTCACCTGACGAGAGACGGATCTTATCCGTAGGGACAGAGGCCTCGGGAGCAAACTTACTGCTGATGTCCCAGATCAAAACTGAGAAGTCCGCCCGGTGTTTGTCCAGACCGGCTGCCAGCCAGTTGCTGTCCATGGGGTTCCAGGCGAGGGTGTTGCACTGCCGCGCGTGTTTCGGCACAAACTCCTTCCCCATCAGATCCTTGCACTTGGTGTTGTGGCTCTGGCCCAGGCTGGTGAGGACCACCCTGCCGTTAGCCTGCCCCACAGCCAGCAGGCACTCAGGTTCGTGCTTGGGGTACCAGGCCACGCACTTCATGTACGGCGTGTCCGAGTTGATGGCGAGCAGCGTGGCCGCCGTCTCTTCGGAGAGCGGAAGCGCTCCCGGTTTGGCCTCCGCGCTGCCCATGGATTCGATCCGGTACAGGCTGAGCTCCGAGTCGCAGATCACGAACCGGTCCACGTGGTGCGGAGACCACAGGATATCCGGCTTGGAGCCACTCATCATGCAAGAAGAACGCAGCCAGCTATCCTGAAGGAATTTTCATGAAGTCTGGGTATCTGGGAAAACAACACGATTACATGTTTCTACACCTACTCAGTATGCAAACAagcattaataataacaataataataataacaacaatagcaataacaataatgtaacatggcTAAAAGTATACTGTAGCAGGAATGTAATTAGGCTGGTTAACGCGCAGCTTCGAATCTAAGTTGCAGCAGTGCAATTTTACCCATGGGGAAAGTATTTGAGTAGGATCGCCTTTCTAAAAACTGTGTAGCAAGTTACAGTCAATACATAGCTGTAAAGCAAGACGTAATGCGCCCTAGATCGTAGGTGTCTGCTGTGTCAATACGTACTGTAATTAGGCGCTACATCTGTCATGCAGTACTCAACCAGCCACACAATTCACGATACTTCGAGGAGAACACGGATATTGTAACCAGACTCACAAGCTAAGTGGCTAGCTAAGTGACACAAACGATTGAGACATCGCACTTTAATTCCACGAAATCTTAGTTACGTTGGGTCCTCCTATGGATATTACTATTTAATATAGATACACTACTATTTATCAAGCTACCTACTGTCGTCCTGAAGGTTGCGATGTGCCAATTAACGTGTTAACAGCTAACGCTGGTAACGATAATAGATCCCTAACTGGAGGATAGTCTGCGACCAGTAGCTTGTTAGCTGTGCAGTAAGCATAACAGAGGCAGCTAGCTGCAGACCCTACCTATCTACGTTAGCTGACTATAACTGATAGAGGTGGCTCTCTCGAGTTCGTTGATGTCCTAAAGCTACCTAGTTAGCAAGACAGTGAAATATCTGACACGGCCACCCAATACTATTTGCGAGATAGCCACCAGTGTAATACGCAATCAATCATATATACGTTCAGCACACTGGAGAGCAACTACCAAACTGTTCTGAGTTAGCATTTTAGAAGctaaattttgaaattaaacagcACATACCTGTTTGTCACTCACGATGCCGATTTAATTTTCCACTGGATACAGTTACAGGCCCCATTTGCTACTGTGCCGCATCAAAATAAATCCCCAGGAACTATATCCTGTCGAGTGTGCctattttaaatgcactttatgTTCTTTAGCGCCATCTGTTGCATTGGAGAACGACTAGCTCAAACGCTGCCTTCCATTTTCATCCGTTCCAAAAGGGGGCGGCAAAATGACAATTGCTGGAGTTGTGTTcttatacatttgtttatttagacCTGTAACAGCAACCGAGAAAAATACTTGATTAAagtcaggattttttttcatgtctttaacCTCAGTACTTTAGGTTGCAGTGAGGGTATCAGTAACAGATCATAAGTGCTGTGGTGTATTGGAGAAGTGAATCGCTCCACGCAAAACACAGGAAGTAAGTGGAAGGAGATCatcaaacaaaaatttaaagAGGAGCtatataaagtaataaaatcTGTTATATGTCACTCTTGTAATATGAcgtaaataatgaaatgtttcttAATAAGGATGAAGGATCTAAAAATCtttacattttgacatgaaaTCTGACTCTGAAAGCAGCTGACATAATCGTTTTGGAATATGATGGTTTTATCCACCATTGCAGTCTTAGTAAAACACATAACTTTTTATTCTCACTATATTGACCGCTGTGTGCAATGGCTTCTGGGTAAGGATTATTTTATGCAATTAGGATCTAACTTCTGttgtggatgtgttttttttcaaacatgtttTCACTCTACGGCTCACAACCTCTTGCGATATCAGGGAAGTTttgaatatacaaataaatgcaattgcATTGAAACCTGAAGCCAACATGTCATTGATGATGCTTGTGTTTGCTTAGAATGTAAGGAGTTAtagcataaataaatgtttaatgaagCAGCCCCTTGCATTAAACAACCATTTAAACTAATGTGGTT harbors:
- the mios gene encoding GATOR complex protein MIOS; translated protein: MMSGSKPDILWSPHHVDRFVICDSELSLYRIESMGSAEAKPGALPLSEETAATLLAINSDTPYMKCVAWYPKHEPECLLAVGQANGRVVLTSLGQSHNTKCKDLMGKEFVPKHARQCNTLAWNPMDSNWLAAGLDKHRADFSVLIWDISSKFAPEASVPTDKIRLSSGDTDSGMVVTKPLYELGQNDACLSLCWLPRDQKLLLAGMHRNLAIFDLRNTSQKMFVNTKAIQGVTVDPHFHERVASFFEGQVAIWDLRKFEKPVLTLTEQPKPLTKVAWCPTRTGLLATLTRDSNIVRLYDMQHTPTPIGDETEPTIIERSVQPCESVIGSFAWHPSSQNRMVVVSPNRAMTDFTVFERISLAWSSTTSLMWACGRHLYECTEEGGEGSAAEVDIATKMRQRAQSRYGHDTVQVWRNHLLAGGNDPQLKSLWYTLYFMKQYTEDLEQKQQGNKQPLVYSGIKNIVKSSSGTTESRRCWSGSDRQTDVLRFHSEERSLALQLCGWIKRGPEIDVEPFLKSLEQEGEWERAAAVALFNLDIRRAIQILNKGASSEKGDLNLNVVAMALSGYTDEKNSLWREMCSSLRLQLNNPYLCVMFAFLTSEPGAYDAVLYESSVAVRDRVAFACMFLNDSQLPRYIEKLTNEMKEAGNLEGILLTGLTKDGVDLMESYVDRTGDVQTASFCMLKGSPGDVVKDPRVQCWIENYRNLLDAWRFWHKRAEFDIHRSKLDPSSKPLAQVFVSCNFCGKSISYSCSAMPHQGRGFSQYGVSGSPTKSKVTSCPGCRKPLPRCALCLMNMGTPVSSCPGTGKSDEKVDLSKDKKLAQFNNWFTWCHNCRHGGHAGHMLSWFRDHTECPVSACTCKCMQLDTTGNLVPSDSV